In Zea mays cultivar B73 chromosome 7, Zm-B73-REFERENCE-NAM-5.0, whole genome shotgun sequence, the following proteins share a genomic window:
- the LOC103633952 gene encoding uncharacterized protein, whose protein sequence is MQVACNRTAEAHSFGFIASSMEAQAHTSLTPIMTDATAPRQAPPHLPALSAWPINLTRCPLLSLSSSVCLSLTVDAHLGSFRASCQSNSHVRYHVGCAPNKFSTRTTSLLLVAADLLVVLVLRRSLCRFTTVFHATEISFTVSRDTESPCPKLHALRQSPSPAPSNPPSLPYLVASYCLPATPSCVVAGVVAIVVLGTSSVLPSRCGDLFLSTIRR, encoded by the exons atgcaggtggcgtgcaaccgcaccgcggAGGCGCACTCCTTCGGCTTcatcgcatccagcatggaggcccaggcccacacgtcat TGACGCCAATAATGACTGACGCTACTGCTCCTCGACAGGCGCCTCCTCATCTCCCTGCGCTCTCTGCTTGGCCTATAAATCTGACGCGGTGTCCCTTGCTCAGCCTTTCAAGCTCTGTTTGCCTCTCTTTGACCGTTGATGCTCATCTTGGTTCGTTCCGCGCCAGCTGCCAGTCGAACAGCCACGTCCGGTACCATGTCGGATGCGCCCCCAACAAGTTCTCTACTCGCACAACCTCCTTGCTGCTCGTCGCCGCCGAT CTGCTTGTGGTGCTGGTGCTGCGCCGCTCGCTATGCCGCTTCACCACCGTGTTCCATGCTACCGAGATCTCCTTCACCGTGTCCCGCGACACCGAGAGTCCCTGTCCGAAGCTCCATGCGCTGCGCCAGTCTCCCTCGCCAGCGCCATCAAACCCGCCATCGTTGCCGTACCTTGTCGCCAGTTACTGCTTGCCTGCTACGCCGTCGTGTGTCGTAGCCGGAGTCGTCGCCATCGTCGTTCTGGGCACCTCTTCGGTGCTCCCTTCTCGCTGCGGCGATCTGTTTCTATCCACGATCCGAAGATAG